GCCGCCCCATGAGCGATATGCGAAGCGGTATCCGTGATAGACTGCTTCAAGAAAACGTAGTCTATTCAACTGAAAACGGCTGTAAGTTATCTAAAGTAAAAATTGCAATAATAATGAGCCGACGCTGCCCATAAACTTGCCTATATGTCCCATGCCTCCCTCTTGTTCGGCAACGTTATCTTCTGCTTCTTTAATTAAAGCCATTTTTTGCTGAAAATTAGTCGCCGTTTGATAACCTAACTGATGCTTTTGTTGTTTAAACAGCTTAGCAGCTATTTTAGTATTTTGTTCGGCTTCTGCTCGACGATCAAACTCATATTGAATAATCGCTAAACCCAAGTAAGCAGGTGCTAATTCTGGATCGAGCTTAATTGCTTTACGATAATTGGCGATCGCACCATCATAATTGCCTCGTTCGGCTTCTTGTACTCCCCAGCGATGAAATTGTTCGGCAGAAGCAGCGGTTAGTGAAAGACCCTTGATACCTTCTAAATAAGCAGAATCTAAATCTACTTCGGCTAAATTAGCATTACCGACGTAAGCATTTCTTAGATCTGCCCCGGCTAAGTTTGCGCCAGTTAAATTTGCTCCTGTTAAATTTGCGCCATGAAGTGATGTCCCAGTTAAATTAGCACCCTGAAGATTTGCCCCGGCTAAATTTGCTTGACTTAGATTTGCCCCTGCCAAATTTGCTTGAACTAGATCGGATCCTGTGAGGTTAGCCTGCACTAAACCAGCATTAGTAAGATCACATTGAGCGCATTTTTTACTACTTAAAAGCTGGTTTAGATCGCTCAAGCTTTCTGCCTGAATAGGTATAGATATAGCAATAGTAATTAAGGTAGTTATTCCGGTTAATAGTAGCGGTTTCATAGGCTTTAAAATAGAGCAAAGATTTCGCCATTCTAGCCTCTATGTTCTAAATCAACTTGGTTCAGATTATTTTAAAAACTCACTACTTAACTTTTTGGATCGAAAGCATCCCTAAGTCCATCACCAATATAGTTAATACTAAGCACGGTTAAAAATATTGCCATTCCTGGAAAAATTGCCATGTAGGGAGCAGATTCTAGATAA
This sequence is a window from Coleofasciculaceae cyanobacterium. Protein-coding genes within it:
- a CDS encoding pentapeptide repeat-containing protein, whose amino-acid sequence is MKPLLLTGITTLITIAISIPIQAESLSDLNQLLSSKKCAQCDLTNAGLVQANLTGSDLVQANLAGANLSQANLAGANLQGANLTGTSLHGANLTGANLTGANLAGADLRNAYVGNANLAEVDLDSAYLEGIKGLSLTAASAEQFHRWGVQEAERGNYDGAIANYRKAIKLDPELAPAYLGLAIIQYEFDRRAEAEQNTKIAAKLFKQQKHQLGYQTATNFQQKMALIKEAEDNVAEQEGGMGHIGKFMGSVGSLLLQFLL